ATGTCTTATGATCGATCTGTATGGGTATTTCCCGACGGATATACATATGTTGAATGGCTCCAAGAGGACCTTTATATTCATATACTTCGCTTTTGCCTTGTTCGATTGTCTCATACAGTTTTCCGTATTCCGGTTGAAAATATATGTCCATGCTTAATCCCTCCTTTGTCTCATAATGCATAAGAATTATAGTATAGCATTTTTCCATTTTCAACCAGTTACATACAAAAAGAGGAAAATCCATATTACTGATTTTCCTCTTTTTCTTTATAATAAAATATAATTCCCCTTTTTCTCAAGAACCTCGACACTATCCCTGTCCTCGTATGATGGAGGTTATATATACAGATGGTATGACATCATCTGTCAACTAAGTGGATATGGGCTGTTACATGGTTTTCAACAGTGATTATGACTTACCATAATACACTGTCGGGAGAACATGTTGCTGTGTTTTGTATGTCTCAGTCGAATATTTTATGTTCGCCTGAGACATACAAAACCAGTAATATGTCCTACCATCTGTGTGTGAGGTAAGTCGTGATCACTGTTGAAAACCATGCTACAGCCCAGTATTTGTTATTGATACAGGACGTCATGCCATCTGTATATATAACGTCTGTTATTGATACAGATGGCAGGCCAGGTAATGCCCATTTCCATGATCCTTGAAAACCGGTTCCTGCGATTTACAGATTTCCATACAATTCGGACATCGGGTGTGAAACTTACAACCTTCCGGAGGATTAGCCGGGGAGGGAATATCGCCTTCCAATATTGTTCGTTTCATTTTCTTATCCGGATTGGGGATTGGTACCGCACTTAACAATGCCTTGGTATAAGGATGCATGGGTTTTCCGAATATCTCCTTAGTGGAGGCTTTTTCAACCAAGGATCCCAGATACATTACGCCAACAGAATTCGAAATATGCTCTACCACGGACAAATCATGGGATATGAACAGATAAGTCAAGCCACGCTGTTCCTGAAGCTCCTTCATCAGATTAATGATCTGCGCCTGAATGGATACGTCCAATGCTGATACCGGTTCATCCGCGATAATTACCTCAGGGTTTAGGGCCAGAGCCCTGGCAATACATATCCGTTGCCGCTGTCCACCCGAGAATTCATGGGGGTAACGATCAATATAGAATGATCTTAAGCCGCAATCTTTCATGATTTTCTTAATATAATCCCGATATAATGCTCTGGGTACGATGGAATGCTCCCTTACTGCTTCTCCTATAATCTCTCCCACCGGCATTCTTGGGTCAAGAGAAGAATATGGGTCTTGAAATATCATCTGGAGCTTCGGTCTTATTTTCCTAAGATTTCTTGGCTGCATCTCAAATAGATCCATTCCGTCCATTATAGCCTTACCGGACGTGGGCTCTGTCAGGCGAAGGATTGTACGTCCTATGGTGGTTTTACCGCATCCGGATTCTCCCACCAGTCCAAAGGTTTCTCCTTTCTTGATTGTAAAGCTTACATCATCCACTGCTTTTACTTGTCCTACTGTCCTTTGAAGAACTCCGGACTTTATGGGATAATACTTCACCAGATTTTTTACTTCCAGTATGTTACTATGCATATGCTGCTCCTCCCTACACATTACTTTTACAGCCTAATGATGATATATTCTGACGGTCTTATCGTGTAAATAGCAGCATACCTTATGCGTTGATGTAATAGATATCATCCTTGGATATGCCCCATTGCAGCGAACCATACATTTCTCACAGCGATTTTTAAAGTAGCAATGCTCCGGTAAGTTGATGGGATTGGGTACATTTCCCGGAATGGAATAAAGCCGGTCCACAGATTCGTTCAGGATTGGCCTTGACTTCATTAATCCTATGGTATAGGGGTGCAAGGGCTCTTGATAAATTTCTTTGGCGGTACCCTGCTCTACGATACGGCCAGCATACATTACCACCACGTAATCAGCCATCTCCGCTATCACGCCCAGATCGTGAGTAATCAGCATAATGGATGCATTAATTTTATTCTTCAATTCGCGAAGTAAATCCAGTATTTGAGCCTGAATAGTGACATCCAGTGCCGTTGTTGGCTCATCAGCAATGATTAATTGTGGATTACAGCACAAGGCCATAGCAATTACTACACGTTGTCTCATACCCCCAGAAAGCTCATGGGGGTATGATTGATATATTCCCTCTGTTCGAGCAATCCCCACCAGCTTAAGCATCTCTATGGTTCTGGCTTTGATCTCCTCCTTTTTCATTTTGGGGTTATGATGCTCTATGCATTCATCAATCTGGTCTCCAATGGTAAATACTGGATTTAAGGTAGTCATTGGCTCCTGAAAAATCATCGCTATTTCATTGCCGCGTATTTCCTCCATTTCTTTCTGAGAGATCTTCGCCAGATCTACGGTGCGATGCTTTGAAGATTGATTGTACCTAATCTCCCCTCCGGCAATTTGCCCCTGGGGTCCCTGCAATAACCGCATTAGGGATAAGCTGGTCACGGACTTGCCACAACCGGACTCTCCAACAATCCCTACGGTTTTTCCCTTCGGTACATCAAAGGTCACCCCGTCCACCGCTTTTACCGTTCCCACATCGGTGTAAAAATAGCTCCTTAGCTCCTCGAATTCCACCACATTGCCAAAGTTTTTCATCTTAGTCAGATATTCCGATTCTGGTATGTATTTTCGTTTTTTATCCTGCTCATATTGTTTATATTTTAAGTTATTTTCTTTCTTAATGCTTTTCAGCTTCTCCCTTTGGCTGACCTTCTCTGTCAACAAGCTATCTCACCTACCTTTTCATTTTCGGATCATAGGCATCCCGAAGTCCATCACCAATAAAATTAAATGCCAGCACCGTAAGCAGAATACAGATTCCAGGAGGCACCCATATATTCGGAAAGCTTTTTAGTATGATGGAGTTCGTGACCGCGTTAACCATGTTCCCCCAGGAAGCATAAGGAAACGCAATTCCCACTCCGAGAAAGCTTAGAGTTGATTCGGTAAGAATAATTCCACCCAGGTCCATGGTAGCAATAATTATAATAATTGGCATGACATTGGGAACCAGATGCTTAAATATCTTTCTGGAGGTGCGGATACCCGTTGCCTCTGCTGCCTGCATGAACTCCATCTCCCTTAGGGAAAGGAGCTGTCCTCGAACCATTCTGGCTACCCCTGCCCAATACAACACACCCATAACCAGCATTATGATGTAAATCTTATAGCGGGGTGATATTCCATATCCCACCATGACAGCAGATATAATCAGCATTACCGGGATAAATGGAATGCTATAGAAAATCTCCACCAGACGCATGATGATCATATCAATCTTGCCGCCATAATAGCCGGCTATACCTCCTAAGGTTACACCGATTATCAACTCAACCAGTACAACCACTAAGCCCACTGTCAATGATACTCTTCCCCCATACATTAGCCGGGTTAGTACATCTCGCCCGTCAGCATCTGTTCCCAGCCAGTGGGAGGATGAAATTGGTGCCCGTATATGAACGGTTACCCCCTGCTCGCTGATTCGGGAATCATGCATGGATATCTCTTCCTTTGTATCTTTGTTAATATAGAATATTTCATACTCCCCATATGGAGATAATAATGGCCCAATAAAACAGAATAATAACATGGCAGCTATAATAACAATTCCTATGGTGGCTAGCTTGTTCCGAAAGAAGCGTTTTAAAACCAGTTGCCCGGGTGACAGAATGACCTGATTTTGCTCAAACTCTTCCAGTTCCAGCTCGTTTTGTTGTTGTATCGTATCTATCATTATCATTCATCCCCCCTAGCCCAGTCTTACGCGGGGATCAACCACTGCGTATAGAATATCTGCAACCAATGTACCAAGTAAGGTTAATACGGCAATAAACATATTAAATCCCATTAAATATGGGATATCACCGTTATATACTGCATTCAGTGCAATATTACCCAGTCCTTCGATGGCGAAGATTCCTTCCGTAATTACCGCTCCTGAGAAAAGCGACGGTATCATTCCACCGATTAGCGTTACCACCGGTATCAGCGTATTGCGAAATGCATGCTTCCCAACTACCTTTCTCTCCGGTAAACCCTTGGCACGGGCTGTACGAACATAGTCCGCGCTGAGAACCTCCAACATGTTTGTCCTCGTATAACGAAGCAGGCCACCTACTCCGGTTATCACAAATACAGTACAAGGCAGAACCAGGTGTTTTGCTATATCCATGATACGTGCGAACCCTTCATAGGAGGCTCTGGCATTTACCATTCCGGATAGCGGAAGAATGCCTAGCCCTACTGCAAAGATTCGTTTAAGAACGCCTGCGAAGAAGAAAGTGGGCAGAGAAATTCCCATCAAAGCGATCGTTACAATCACATAATCAGTCCTGGAGTATTGCTTTCTAGCAGCCATGATACCCAATGGAATTGCGAGGAGCATCTCTAGCAGTAATGCCGTAAATGCCAGCGCAAATGTAATCGGAGCATACCGACCGATAATCTCTGTAACCGGTTTTTGATAGATAAATGAGACTCCAAAGTCCCCCCTGGCCGCATCCCACAGCCATGATAGATATCCATCTAAGATCCCTTTATCTAGACCATACACTTCTCGCATTCTTCGCTCCATCTCAGCAGTAACATTCGGATTTCCCGCTGTGATATTGGTTACATAATCGCTGGGCATGGAGCGAATGATCACATACAGCAGAAACGATACACCAAATAACACCAGGAAACTGATTAATAATCGCCGAATTATGTATTGTTTCATCGTATCGTTTCCCCTTTTTATTGCATTTCCAGATTATAAATCTCACTACTATAGTTCCAGTAGGTTGTCGTCTCCTCCGGGAGTGTTTCAAGCTTTATGGTATTGGCGTTATAAATCTCCATATTCTTTCTTTGATAAACCGGCATATATACCGCTGCTTCCATTATTAAATCCAATTCCTTTGCCACCAGCTCACAGCGTTTGTCAAAGTCAACGGTACGAAGGATTTCAGCCTGTAGGGCATCGATTTCATCGCTATATAGTTTTACATCATTATCATTGCCTTTACTGCCAAATATCTGAGTCAGGTCACAGGTAGTCGAGTTTCCCCATGCCATTACCCACATATCCAGTTCTCCGCTATCCTTTTTATTTACTAAGGTAGAAAAGTCCAAATCCTGTATTACCAATTCTGCACCTAAAGCAGCCATATCATTTGCCATCTGGGTTAAGATCGGTGCAGAAGGATGATCCATCTTGCCATCTCCCCCAATACCTACACTAACCACAAGCTTCTCATTGTTCTTCACCAGCTTACCGTTAGAATCCTTGGTATATCCAGCTGCTGAAAAATACTCAGCTGCTTTTGCCGGATCATAACCATACACTTCTTTCGCGTTATCCGGATATTCGGCTACTGTCGGTGTCATGGGGCGTTCAATCACCTGAGCCAGCTTCCCATAATATGCTTCTACTGCCGGTTTTCGATTCATCAGATGCATCAAGCCCTTTCGAACATTCAAATCCGGTATTCTCTCAGAACTAATGGCTATGTATCCATATCCCGGATTATCTACCAACGAATATGCCATCCCTGCCTCTTCCACCTGTGCTATGACATCCTGGCTTGCGCTAGGGTCCGTGATATCAATCTGATCTCCGATCAAAGCATCCACTTTATCACTATCTGGAACTACCTGTAGCTTTATGGTAGGGATTTTAGGAGTATTTCCGAAAAATAAGGGATTTGCTTCCAATGTTACAATATTATCCTGATAGCTTATAAATTTATAAGGGCCGGAACCCATAGGTGTACCATTAAGAGCCTTCACGCCAGCCAGGTTCCCCTTCTTGAAGTCCTTTCCATAATAATGCTCGGGTACAATGCTAATATTGGCCACTTCCCGGTCTCCATATATATTAATAGAATCAAAGAGTACGGTACAGGTATAATCATCCACTTTATTAATTCCGGAGATGGTGGGTACATCAATTCCGTCCTCCAGATTTCCTGTAATAAACTCCGATTCTAGTTTATTCTGATAATAGGTCTGAGGGTCGTAAGCGGATGCATATTTCT
The nucleotide sequence above comes from Variimorphobacter saccharofermentans. Encoded proteins:
- a CDS encoding ABC transporter substrate-binding protein, which translates into the protein MIKRRALALILILCFAVSFIACGKDTKETQNPDTNQKEKTEVVKEKEDNQEKTNTSETPGKIVATGKYDTLVIGTQTFNGVFSPLFYSTGYDAQAYEPVFTSVSRLNKDGVLVDYAGHVEAEIQKAADGHEQVLYTVTLQKGMVFSDGEPVTIDDVLFYYYVTADPTYDGASTFSTLDIVGMKEYYYDTPDYSSKINAITEEVNSKYTLDTISEADYKAYLRESNLEGWWQGIDSYDWVAYLQGEGYDTAGIESDEEKLFELLVTCEYEKYASAYDPQTYYQNKLESEFITGNLEDGIDVPTISGINKVDDYTCTVLFDSINIYGDREVANISIVPEHYYGKDFKKGNLAGVKALNGTPMGSGPYKFISYQDNIVTLEANPLFFGNTPKIPTIKLQVVPDSDKVDALIGDQIDITDPSASQDVIAQVEEAGMAYSLVDNPGYGYIAISSERIPDLNVRKGLMHLMNRKPAVEAYYGKLAQVIERPMTPTVAEYPDNAKEVYGYDPAKAAEYFSAAGYTKDSNGKLVKNNEKLVVSVGIGGDGKMDHPSAPILTQMANDMAALGAELVIQDLDFSTLVNKKDSGELDMWVMAWGNSTTCDLTQIFGSKGNDNDVKLYSDEIDALQAEILRTVDFDKRCELVAKELDLIMEAAVYMPVYQRKNMEIYNANTIKLETLPEETTTYWNYSSEIYNLEMQ
- a CDS encoding ABC transporter permease; the protein is MIMIDTIQQQNELELEEFEQNQVILSPGQLVLKRFFRNKLATIGIVIIAAMLLFCFIGPLLSPYGEYEIFYINKDTKEEISMHDSRISEQGVTVHIRAPISSSHWLGTDADGRDVLTRLMYGGRVSLTVGLVVVLVELIIGVTLGGIAGYYGGKIDMIIMRLVEIFYSIPFIPVMLIISAVMVGYGISPRYKIYIIMLVMGVLYWAGVARMVRGQLLSLREMEFMQAAEATGIRTSRKIFKHLVPNVMPIIIIIATMDLGGIILTESTLSFLGVGIAFPYASWGNMVNAVTNSIILKSFPNIWVPPGICILLTVLAFNFIGDGLRDAYDPKMKR
- a CDS encoding ABC transporter ATP-binding protein, with the protein product MLTEKVSQREKLKSIKKENNLKYKQYEQDKKRKYIPESEYLTKMKNFGNVVEFEELRSYFYTDVGTVKAVDGVTFDVPKGKTVGIVGESGCGKSVTSLSLMRLLQGPQGQIAGGEIRYNQSSKHRTVDLAKISQKEMEEIRGNEIAMIFQEPMTTLNPVFTIGDQIDECIEHHNPKMKKEEIKARTIEMLKLVGIARTEGIYQSYPHELSGGMRQRVVIAMALCCNPQLIIADEPTTALDVTIQAQILDLLRELKNKINASIMLITHDLGVIAEMADYVVVMYAGRIVEQGTAKEIYQEPLHPYTIGLMKSRPILNESVDRLYSIPGNVPNPINLPEHCYFKNRCEKCMVRCNGAYPRMISITSTHKVCCYLHDKTVRIYHH
- a CDS encoding ABC transporter permease, with translation MKQYIIRRLLISFLVLFGVSFLLYVIIRSMPSDYVTNITAGNPNVTAEMERRMREVYGLDKGILDGYLSWLWDAARGDFGVSFIYQKPVTEIIGRYAPITFALAFTALLLEMLLAIPLGIMAARKQYSRTDYVIVTIALMGISLPTFFFAGVLKRIFAVGLGILPLSGMVNARASYEGFARIMDIAKHLVLPCTVFVITGVGGLLRYTRTNMLEVLSADYVRTARAKGLPERKVVGKHAFRNTLIPVVTLIGGMIPSLFSGAVITEGIFAIEGLGNIALNAVYNGDIPYLMGFNMFIAVLTLLGTLVADILYAVVDPRVRLG
- a CDS encoding ABC transporter ATP-binding protein, whose product is MHSNILEVKNLVKYYPIKSGVLQRTVGQVKAVDDVSFTIKKGETFGLVGESGCGKTTIGRTILRLTEPTSGKAIMDGMDLFEMQPRNLRKIRPKLQMIFQDPYSSLDPRMPVGEIIGEAVREHSIVPRALYRDYIKKIMKDCGLRSFYIDRYPHEFSGGQRQRICIARALALNPEVIIADEPVSALDVSIQAQIINLMKELQEQRGLTYLFISHDLSVVEHISNSVGVMYLGSLVEKASTKEIFGKPMHPYTKALLSAVPIPNPDKKMKRTILEGDIPSPANPPEGCKFHTRCPNCMEICKSQEPVFKDHGNGHYLACHLYQ